The Paenibacillus sophorae genome has a segment encoding these proteins:
- the rnc gene encoding ribonuclease III → MNGDLKQLQSQLHIQFHDSLLLKQAFTHASYVNEHRFNQHQDNERLEFLGDAVLELTVSEYLYNLLPDRPEGELTKLRAAIVCEPSLVKFAENLGFGRYVLLGKGEELTGGRTRPALLADVFESFVGALYLDQGLVTVRKFLDNHVFPLVETDGKLQMQMTDFKTELQELIQHHGMGTLEYRIIEERGPAHEREFVSEVSMASRTLGQGSGRSKKEAEQHAAAAALLRLKEDGA, encoded by the coding sequence ATGAATGGGGACCTGAAGCAATTACAAAGTCAACTTCATATTCAATTCCACGATTCTTTGCTGCTGAAGCAGGCTTTTACCCATGCGTCCTATGTCAATGAACACCGTTTCAATCAGCACCAGGACAATGAACGTCTTGAATTCTTGGGCGACGCTGTCCTGGAGCTGACGGTTTCCGAATATTTATATAATCTGCTTCCGGATCGCCCGGAAGGTGAGTTGACCAAGCTGCGGGCCGCTATCGTCTGCGAGCCATCGCTGGTCAAGTTCGCCGAGAACCTTGGATTTGGCCGCTATGTGCTGCTTGGCAAAGGCGAAGAGCTGACGGGAGGACGAACCCGGCCGGCGCTGCTGGCCGATGTGTTTGAATCCTTCGTGGGAGCGCTTTATCTCGATCAAGGACTCGTGACGGTACGGAAGTTTTTGGATAACCATGTGTTCCCGCTGGTAGAGACGGATGGGAAGCTGCAAATGCAGATGACCGACTTCAAGACCGAACTGCAGGAATTGATTCAGCATCATGGCATGGGCACCTTGGAGTATCGGATTATCGAGGAACGGGGACCGGCTCACGAACGCGAATTTGTTTCCGAAGTAAGTATGGCCAGCCGTACGCTGGGCCAGGGAAGCGGGCGCTCGAAAAAGGAAGCGGAACAGCATGCTGCGGCAGCCGCGCTGCTGCGCCTGAAAGAGGACGGCGCCTGA
- a CDS encoding Na-translocating system protein MpsC family protein — translation MPETEFEYQEKIRRLVVKIVKHYRGRGPENVKVKLASDQLITIEIRGILSSLSEILVKEGAVDLVAEYWKVLKPYLEKEFMAEMIDTLGSPFTYTWRIYELCPSGRAIMIQLNKSV, via the coding sequence ATGCCTGAGACTGAATTCGAATACCAGGAGAAGATTAGAAGACTTGTAGTCAAGATTGTTAAGCACTATCGGGGCAGAGGCCCGGAGAATGTGAAGGTTAAGCTTGCGAGCGACCAATTAATCACCATTGAGATTAGGGGAATTCTCTCGAGTCTATCTGAGATTTTAGTAAAAGAAGGTGCTGTCGATCTCGTTGCGGAATATTGGAAAGTATTAAAGCCCTATTTGGAAAAAGAATTTATGGCCGAAATGATAGACACGCTTGGCAGCCCGTTTACATATACTTGGAGGATTTACGAACTTTGTCCAAGCGGCCGGGCAATTATGATTCAACTGAATAAATCGGTTTGA
- the fdhF gene encoding formate dehydrogenase subunit alpha: protein MKNKVLTICPYCGSGCHMNLLVEDGKVVGAEPADGRTNEGNLCLKGHYGWDFLNDPQILTARLRKPMIRKEGVLREVSWEEAIQFTAEKLTAIKEQYGPDAIMGTGSARGPGNEANYVMQKFMRAVIGTNNIDHCARVCHGPSVAGLTYSLGDGAMSNSIPEIEDTDLLFIFGYNAPVTHPIVARRIVKAKEKGATIIVSDPRKTELARIADTWLPLKGGTNMALVNAFGNVLIEEELYDKDYVANYVEGFAEYKESVKKYTPEYAETITGVKANDIRKVMRQYAKSNKAMILYGMGVCQFAQAVDVVKGLASLALLTGNFGRPSVGIGPVRGQNNVQGSCDMGALPNVYPGYQSVTDPKIRKKFEKAWGVMLPDKTGYHLTEIPHLVLKENKVKAYYIFGEDPVQSDPNAAEVRETLEKMEFVIVQDIFMNKTALHADVILPATSWGEHEGVYSSADRGFQRIRKAVDPPGDVKPDWQIISELSTAMGYPMSYKNTEEIWDEMRALCPKFAGASYKRMEEQGGVQWPCPSEDHPGTPYLYEGNRFSTPNGKGRLFACEWRAPLEQPDQEYPLTLSTVREVGHYSVRTMTGNCRALSQLSDEPGNIQVSPVDASSLGITDGQLVRIISRRGRIVARAQISDRVKAGATYMTYHFWIGACNELTGDALDPISKTPEYKYCAIRLERIPDQLRAEEKVRQQYESLRKQMHVGAGQA from the coding sequence ATGAAGAACAAAGTACTGACAATATGCCCGTATTGCGGCAGCGGTTGTCACATGAATTTACTGGTTGAAGACGGAAAGGTCGTGGGGGCTGAGCCTGCGGATGGAAGAACGAACGAAGGGAATTTGTGCCTGAAGGGCCATTATGGCTGGGATTTTCTGAATGATCCGCAGATTCTGACCGCTCGCCTTCGCAAGCCTATGATTCGTAAAGAAGGGGTTCTGCGAGAGGTTTCTTGGGAGGAGGCCATCCAATTTACAGCAGAGAAGCTTACGGCCATTAAGGAACAATATGGTCCTGATGCGATCATGGGTACAGGTTCGGCCAGAGGACCGGGCAATGAGGCTAACTATGTGATGCAAAAATTTATGCGTGCGGTGATCGGTACCAATAATATTGACCACTGCGCCAGAGTGTGCCATGGTCCGTCCGTGGCAGGGCTGACCTATTCGCTGGGCGATGGGGCCATGTCGAATTCTATTCCGGAGATAGAGGATACGGATTTGTTATTCATTTTTGGCTATAATGCCCCAGTCACGCACCCGATTGTAGCCAGAAGAATCGTCAAAGCGAAGGAGAAGGGCGCTACCATTATCGTATCCGATCCACGAAAGACAGAATTGGCTAGAATTGCAGATACTTGGCTCCCTCTTAAAGGCGGAACGAACATGGCGCTTGTAAATGCATTTGGAAATGTACTCATAGAGGAAGAATTATATGACAAGGATTATGTAGCCAACTATGTGGAAGGATTTGCTGAATATAAGGAAAGTGTGAAAAAGTATACGCCTGAATATGCCGAGACCATCACCGGTGTAAAAGCAAATGACATTCGCAAGGTGATGCGGCAGTACGCCAAATCAAATAAAGCGATGATTCTGTATGGCATGGGAGTATGCCAATTCGCTCAGGCGGTGGACGTAGTCAAAGGGCTTGCCTCGCTCGCACTGCTGACCGGAAATTTCGGCAGACCCAGTGTCGGTATTGGACCGGTCCGCGGCCAGAACAATGTACAGGGCTCATGCGACATGGGGGCATTGCCTAATGTGTATCCGGGCTATCAATCCGTTACCGATCCCAAAATACGCAAAAAGTTCGAGAAGGCCTGGGGCGTAATGCTGCCGGATAAAACCGGGTATCACTTGACGGAAATTCCCCATCTTGTATTGAAGGAAAATAAGGTGAAAGCCTATTACATTTTTGGCGAAGACCCGGTACAGAGTGATCCGAATGCAGCCGAAGTGAGGGAAACGCTGGAGAAGATGGAGTTTGTCATTGTGCAGGATATCTTCATGAACAAGACGGCGCTGCATGCGGATGTCATCCTGCCCGCTACCTCCTGGGGCGAACATGAAGGTGTGTATTCGTCAGCCGACCGCGGATTTCAGCGGATTAGAAAGGCCGTAGATCCTCCAGGGGATGTAAAGCCGGATTGGCAAATTATCAGTGAACTGTCCACGGCGATGGGCTACCCGATGTCCTACAAGAATACGGAAGAGATTTGGGACGAGATGAGAGCCCTCTGTCCGAAATTTGCGGGAGCAAGCTATAAAAGGATGGAAGAGCAGGGCGGTGTACAGTGGCCCTGCCCATCCGAAGATCATCCGGGTACTCCATATTTATATGAGGGTAACCGCTTTTCGACGCCTAACGGCAAAGGGCGGCTGTTTGCCTGTGAATGGAGAGCTCCGCTGGAGCAGCCGGATCAGGAATATCCGTTAACGCTGTCCACCGTCCGTGAAGTCGGACATTATTCCGTCCGGACCATGACCGGGAACTGCCGCGCCCTTAGCCAGTTGTCCGATGAGCCCGGTAATATCCAGGTCAGTCCAGTGGATGCTTCCAGCCTCGGCATTACAGACGGGCAGTTGGTTAGAATTATCTCCCGGCGGGGAAGGATCGTAGCCAGGGCGCAAATCAGCGACCGGGTCAAAGCAGGCGCCACCTATATGACCTATCATTTCTGGATTGGCGCTTGCAACGAACTGACAGGCGATGCTTTGGACCCCATCTCCAAGACGCCGGAATACAAATATTGCGCGATTCGATTGGAGCGGATTCCGGATCAGCTTCGGGCCGAAGAGAAGGTACGGCAGCAATATGAGTCGCTTAGAAAGCAAATGCATGTGGGGGCGGGTCAGGCATGA
- a CDS encoding 4Fe-4S dicluster domain-containing protein, protein MRKERPNSFVIAEAGKCIGCKACELACFAVHNRDNGVAAAVGTVTMPVIPRLYVIRTDSFTMPVQCRHCENAPCAGVCPVQAIVQEEGAITIDEDRCIGCKACAMACPFGAISLYKAYSSGQEHKQPHLREQLNGRLERKTRVIAYKCDLCHDIASDGNTASGEIAGAGAVNNSGSLTEGGGGPVPACASVCPEQALTLVSPSFGASRSRKAAGLRL, encoded by the coding sequence ATGAGGAAGGAACGGCCCAATTCGTTCGTCATTGCCGAAGCCGGCAAATGCATAGGCTGTAAAGCGTGCGAACTGGCCTGCTTCGCCGTGCATAACCGTGATAACGGGGTGGCTGCTGCTGTAGGAACGGTAACCATGCCGGTCATTCCAAGGCTGTATGTCATCCGCACGGACAGCTTCACGATGCCTGTACAGTGCCGGCATTGCGAGAACGCGCCTTGCGCCGGCGTCTGTCCGGTACAAGCAATCGTGCAGGAGGAAGGCGCTATTACTATCGATGAGGATCGCTGCATAGGCTGCAAAGCTTGTGCCATGGCTTGCCCTTTTGGAGCGATCAGTCTGTATAAGGCGTACAGCAGCGGCCAGGAGCATAAGCAGCCGCACTTAAGAGAACAGCTGAACGGCAGATTGGAACGGAAAACCAGAGTCATCGCTTATAAATGTGATTTATGCCATGATATCGCGTCTGACGGGAATACGGCTTCTGGGGAGATTGCGGGAGCAGGCGCAGTGAATAATAGCGGGAGCCTGACTGAAGGCGGAGGCGGGCCGGTTCCCGCTTGTGCCTCGGTCTGTCCGGAGCAGGCGCTGACACTGGTTAGTCCGAGCTTCGGGGCATCCAGATCACGGAAAGCTGCAGGGCTGAGATTATGA
- a CDS encoding [FeFe] hydrogenase, group A, with protein sequence MTPNIDPIIHIDEELCTGCRRCAEVCPVDAIIGEASTPQSIDAHRCVVCGQCVQTCAAYAAENDPSLTSRAEKLRQRGQLSSVREPLFAAYSTGHAIELKEALADPKRYKVVQCAPVIRVSLAEEFGLPFGTLTPGKMAAALRLLNFDRVYDTNFGADVTIMEEGSELISRVMSGERLPMFTSCCPAWVKHAETAAPHVLDHLSSCKSPMQMVGSLVKTYSAELDGIAPADILSVAVMPCTCKKFEAGREEMNVDGLREVDMVITTRELAQLIKDKGIDFINLPDETFDSPLGKYSGAGTIFGATGGVMEAAIRTGYELVTHEPIPNLQLDFIRGDEGIRTATVQIGDLELKVAMVAGLKYVSTILEQVAKGTCPYHFIEVMACPEGCVSGGGQPKLLLETQRKSAYQARKSSIYRHDSNQKVRKSHENPAIIKLYKDFLGEPLGHASHHLLHTKFFSRSVKGEMK encoded by the coding sequence GTGACGCCAAACATCGATCCGATCATTCATATTGACGAAGAACTATGCACCGGGTGCAGGCGGTGCGCGGAGGTATGCCCGGTGGATGCCATTATCGGGGAAGCGAGCACACCCCAAAGCATTGATGCGCACCGCTGCGTCGTTTGCGGGCAATGTGTACAGACATGCGCCGCTTATGCGGCGGAAAACGATCCTTCCCTGACTTCCCGTGCAGAGAAGCTGCGGCAAAGAGGTCAGCTTTCCAGTGTGCGTGAACCGCTATTTGCCGCCTATTCGACCGGACATGCAATAGAGCTAAAGGAAGCGCTGGCCGACCCGAAACGGTATAAAGTCGTGCAATGCGCTCCGGTCATCCGCGTGTCGCTGGCGGAGGAATTCGGCTTGCCCTTTGGCACATTAACTCCGGGTAAGATGGCGGCGGCGTTAAGATTGCTGAATTTTGATAGAGTTTATGATACAAATTTCGGAGCCGACGTCACGATTATGGAAGAGGGCAGCGAATTAATTAGCAGGGTCATGTCCGGCGAACGGCTGCCGATGTTCACCTCCTGCTGCCCGGCCTGGGTCAAGCATGCGGAGACGGCAGCGCCGCATGTGCTGGATCATCTGTCGAGCTGCAAGTCGCCAATGCAAATGGTAGGATCCTTGGTCAAGACCTACAGCGCCGAATTGGATGGAATTGCCCCGGCCGATATCCTCAGCGTGGCGGTAATGCCCTGTACGTGCAAGAAATTTGAGGCCGGCAGGGAAGAAATGAATGTCGACGGGCTCCGCGAAGTAGATATGGTCATTACAACGAGGGAACTGGCCCAGTTAATTAAGGACAAGGGCATTGATTTCATCAACCTTCCCGACGAAACGTTTGACTCGCCGCTTGGCAAATATTCCGGAGCAGGAACGATCTTTGGCGCCACCGGGGGAGTCATGGAAGCGGCGATCCGGACGGGGTATGAGCTTGTGACGCACGAGCCCATTCCGAATCTTCAGCTCGATTTTATCAGAGGGGATGAAGGAATTCGTACGGCAACGGTTCAGATTGGGGATTTGGAGCTGAAGGTTGCCATGGTCGCAGGGCTTAAATATGTCTCTACCATTTTGGAACAAGTGGCCAAAGGCACCTGCCCTTATCATTTTATAGAAGTCATGGCTTGTCCTGAAGGATGCGTCAGCGGCGGCGGCCAACCGAAGCTTCTGCTGGAGACGCAGCGAAAGAGCGCTTATCAGGCCAGGAAGAGCTCGATATACCGTCATGATTCTAATCAGAAGGTCCGCAAATCACATGAGAACCCGGCAATTATTAAATTATACAAAGACTTTTTAGGTGAGCCTTTAGGCCATGCTTCACATCATTTGCTGCATACCAAATTCTTTTCCAGAAGTGTTAAGGGGGAAATGAAATGA
- a CDS encoding 4Fe-4S dicluster domain-containing protein, whose protein sequence is MNNFVVADPDKCIGCHTCEAACVVAHSGNRLFEQEESEIAFYPRLSVVETEAVTAPVQCRHCEDAPCANVCPNGSITNKDHSIIINQDTCIGCKTCMLVCPYGAIQMVTAYRDGQKQRQSGLRSNAAGVLSPKERIVAQKCDLCEESGNGPECVRVCPTNALQLIVPSQIEQSASRKRIASAQLLQPFGDLSGY, encoded by the coding sequence ATGAATAATTTTGTTGTTGCTGATCCTGATAAATGCATAGGATGTCATACTTGTGAGGCAGCCTGTGTCGTTGCGCATTCGGGAAACCGTCTATTTGAGCAGGAAGAAAGCGAGATTGCATTTTACCCGCGTCTGAGTGTAGTCGAGACGGAAGCCGTTACTGCCCCCGTCCAGTGCAGACATTGTGAGGATGCTCCTTGCGCCAATGTATGCCCTAACGGCTCGATTACGAACAAGGACCATAGCATTATTATTAACCAGGATACATGTATTGGCTGTAAAACCTGCATGCTGGTCTGTCCCTATGGGGCTATTCAAATGGTTACTGCGTATCGGGATGGTCAGAAGCAGCGGCAGTCCGGCCTGCGGTCAAATGCTGCGGGTGTATTGAGCCCGAAGGAAAGAATCGTTGCGCAGAAATGCGATCTCTGTGAAGAAAGCGGCAATGGACCGGAATGTGTACGGGTATGCCCGACGAATGCGCTGCAGCTCATTGTCCCGAGTCAAATCGAACAGTCGGCTTCCCGGAAAAGAATTGCCAGCGCACAGCTGCTGCAGCCGTTTGGCGATTTATCCGGCTATTGA
- the moaA gene encoding GTP 3',8-cyclase MoaA encodes MLKFHPSVQSQNAESKVNPLSDPLVDSFGRVHNYVRLSITDRCNLGCQYCRPGNRAEYTSQTDLLTFDDMVAIVNVLAEMGVTKVRITGGEPLLRPRLEELVARLGAVSGIRRIGLTTNGLLLASKARELRRAGLTDVNISLDSLLPERYAQITRGGDLGRVLDAIEACFEAGFETLKLNVVLMQGVNDDEIESFLRLTLNYPLQIRFIEYMPVGMQQEGWNAKYMPLEGILAQCAKREWNARLVEPADSLSNLSFCGAADDAGPAKYYRISGAAGEFGLINPVSEHFCMACNRLRITANGYVKPCLYWNDEWDLKPFIGNDERLRQVIRQSLEAKPQRHEMIVQPSHKPSQHVMLRQMSQIGG; translated from the coding sequence ATGTTAAAATTCCATCCGAGTGTTCAGTCACAAAATGCAGAAAGCAAGGTGAATCCTTTGTCCGATCCTTTGGTTGACTCCTTTGGCCGTGTACATAATTATGTGCGGCTCTCCATTACCGACCGCTGCAATCTTGGCTGTCAGTATTGCAGACCGGGGAACAGAGCGGAATATACTTCGCAGACGGACCTGCTTACTTTTGACGATATGGTTGCCATCGTAAATGTACTCGCAGAGATGGGTGTCACTAAGGTTAGGATTACCGGCGGAGAACCGCTGCTGCGGCCCCGTCTGGAAGAGCTTGTGGCCAGGCTTGGCGCCGTATCAGGAATCAGACGCATTGGGCTGACCACCAACGGCCTGCTGCTGGCATCCAAGGCTCGCGAACTTCGCCGGGCGGGGCTAACCGATGTGAATATCAGTCTGGATTCCCTCCTGCCGGAGCGGTACGCCCAGATCACGCGCGGCGGTGATCTAGGCCGGGTATTGGACGCCATTGAAGCCTGCTTTGAAGCCGGATTCGAAACGCTGAAGCTCAATGTTGTACTCATGCAAGGCGTGAACGACGACGAAATCGAGTCATTTTTGCGGTTGACGCTGAACTATCCGCTGCAAATCCGCTTTATCGAATATATGCCTGTTGGCATGCAGCAAGAGGGATGGAATGCGAAATATATGCCGCTGGAGGGAATACTGGCCCAATGTGCGAAGAGGGAATGGAACGCGCGCCTTGTTGAGCCTGCTGACAGTCTGTCGAATCTATCTTTTTGTGGAGCGGCAGACGATGCGGGGCCGGCCAAGTATTACCGGATTTCCGGAGCTGCCGGAGAATTCGGCCTGATTAATCCGGTCAGCGAACATTTCTGCATGGCCTGCAACCGGCTGCGTATAACGGCGAACGGATATGTTAAGCCCTGTCTCTATTGGAACGACGAGTGGGATCTCAAGCCGTTTATCGGAAATGACGAGAGGCTTAGACAAGTAATCCGGCAATCGCTCGAAGCCAAACCGCAGCGGCATGAGATGATCGTTCAGCCGAGCCACAAGCCTTCTCAGCACGTTATGCTGCGTCAGATGTCTCAGATTGGCGGGTGA
- a CDS encoding aspartate ammonia-lyase — MSDEFKFRTEQDSLGSASVPEDAYYGIHTVRARDNFAVSGRPAHRRLMRAMVLVKKAAAKVNGQHGDIPESAAKAIQLSCDDILAGLLDDHFIVDAYQGGAGTSTNMNVNEMIANRAIEWLGGIKGDYRLVHPIDHVNLYQSTNDVYPTALRIAVIPLLRLLSEELSSLQEALQEKERQYADVLRLGRTQLMDALPIMAGQSFGAYAKAVARDRWRLYKAEERLREINIGGTAVGTGMNAPLTYAYAIAEELREMTGLGLCRSDFPMDATQNMDVFVETSGLLKAAAVNLLKISGDFRLLNSGPSGGIGEYKLPAVQVGSSIMPGKVNPVIAEMAGSVSMRVIANDTAVTLAAASGQLELNAFTPLIAEALLESLELLSRAVPLFKERCVQGLKLDADRCHQNLSRSGVMAAAAVSYLGYDTAAELAMAVTATGEPLEQLLQERGLMEEEQIEAILHPLEVTKPGIPGSGRGV, encoded by the coding sequence ATGAGCGATGAATTCAAATTTCGCACGGAACAGGACTCGCTTGGCAGTGCCTCAGTGCCTGAGGATGCCTACTATGGTATTCATACCGTGCGGGCGCGTGACAATTTTGCCGTCAGCGGCCGTCCGGCTCATCGGCGGCTCATGCGGGCAATGGTGCTAGTCAAGAAAGCTGCGGCAAAAGTAAACGGGCAGCATGGAGATATTCCGGAGTCTGCCGCTAAGGCGATTCAGTTGTCCTGCGATGATATTTTGGCAGGTCTGCTGGATGATCATTTTATCGTGGATGCCTATCAGGGCGGAGCCGGAACCAGCACCAACATGAATGTGAATGAGATGATTGCCAACCGGGCAATCGAGTGGCTTGGCGGAATCAAGGGGGACTACCGGCTAGTCCATCCAATTGACCATGTAAATCTGTATCAGTCCACGAATGACGTCTATCCGACCGCTCTGCGCATCGCTGTCATCCCGCTGCTGCGTTTGCTGAGTGAAGAGCTGTCTTCACTTCAAGAAGCGCTGCAGGAGAAGGAACGGCAGTACGCGGATGTGTTAAGGCTGGGCCGGACGCAGCTAATGGACGCGCTGCCAATCATGGCCGGACAGAGCTTCGGCGCCTACGCCAAAGCGGTGGCCCGTGACCGGTGGCGGCTGTATAAAGCGGAGGAAAGGTTGCGGGAAATCAATATCGGCGGCACGGCTGTCGGCACAGGGATGAACGCGCCGCTTACGTATGCCTATGCCATTGCGGAGGAGCTGCGGGAAATGACCGGGCTCGGGTTATGCCGCAGTGATTTTCCGATGGATGCCACGCAGAATATGGATGTATTTGTAGAGACTTCAGGTCTGCTCAAAGCGGCCGCGGTGAATCTGCTGAAGATATCTGGCGATTTCCGGCTGCTGAATTCCGGACCATCCGGCGGCATTGGCGAATATAAGCTGCCCGCTGTACAAGTTGGCTCTTCCATAATGCCCGGTAAGGTCAATCCGGTCATCGCCGAAATGGCCGGGTCCGTCTCGATGCGGGTGATCGCTAACGATACAGCGGTGACGCTGGCGGCGGCAAGCGGACAGCTTGAGCTTAACGCGTTTACGCCCTTGATTGCCGAGGCGCTGCTCGAATCCTTGGAACTGTTAAGCCGTGCCGTTCCGCTGTTCAAGGAGCGTTGTGTCCAGGGTTTAAAGCTGGATGCCGACCGTTGTCATCAGAATCTAAGCCGCTCGGGAGTGATGGCTGCTGCTGCGGTATCTTATCTTGGATATGACACCGCCGCTGAGCTGGCTATGGCCGTCACTGCTACGGGAGAGCCGCTTGAACAACTGTTACAGGAACGCGGCCTGATGGAAGAGGAGCAAATAGAAGCGATTCTTCATCCGCTGGAAGTGACCAAGCCGGGTATTCCCGGAAGCGGCAGAGGAGTCTGA
- the hydF gene encoding [FeFe] hydrogenase H-cluster maturation GTPase HydF, whose translation MSLNDTPRGERLHIAVFGRRNAGKSSVINALGGQETSIVSPVSGTTTDPVYQPMELLPVGPVVLIDTAGLDDVGDLGQQRIHKTMRIFNKTDLALLVVDAAHGADEFEQELLRTIAAREIPVIVILNKIDLLTSDGDQGQTGLAAAHVETTLGLKPLPLSAAAGSGIGELKTAIAAALPRGEDKFRIVGDLLSPGDLAVLVVPIDKAAPKGRLILPQQQTIRDIMECDAVAVVTKEQELAHTLAALGRKPKVVITDSQAFLKAQADTPKDVPLTSFSILFARYKGDLPRLVRGVRAISRLRDGDRVLIAEACTHHRQSDDIATVKIPRWLREKTGRQLQIVHAAGSEFPEGLEQYSLIIHCGACVLNRKAMLHRLEEAGAAGVPIVNYGVFIAYVHGVFPRAIEMFPSAMLAWAEE comes from the coding sequence ATGAGCTTGAACGATACACCGCGCGGAGAACGATTGCACATTGCTGTCTTCGGAAGGCGTAATGCCGGTAAATCGAGTGTCATTAACGCGCTTGGCGGTCAGGAGACCTCGATTGTTTCCCCGGTGAGCGGTACGACGACCGACCCAGTCTATCAGCCGATGGAGCTGCTGCCGGTGGGCCCGGTGGTGCTTATTGATACAGCTGGACTGGATGACGTTGGCGATTTGGGGCAGCAGCGTATCCATAAAACGATGCGTATATTTAACAAAACCGATTTGGCACTGCTTGTGGTTGATGCCGCCCATGGCGCTGACGAATTTGAGCAGGAACTGCTGCGGACGATTGCTGCCAGAGAGATTCCGGTCATTGTTATTTTAAACAAAATCGATTTGCTTACCTCGGATGGAGATCAAGGTCAGACCGGGTTGGCGGCGGCACATGTAGAAACCACGCTTGGCCTCAAGCCGCTTCCATTAAGCGCCGCCGCTGGATCTGGTATCGGCGAATTGAAGACGGCCATTGCAGCCGCCTTACCGAGGGGAGAAGACAAGTTCCGGATCGTAGGCGACTTGTTAAGTCCAGGTGACCTGGCCGTTCTTGTCGTCCCAATCGATAAGGCCGCACCCAAAGGCAGGCTGATCTTACCCCAGCAGCAGACCATTCGCGACATTATGGAATGTGATGCGGTAGCTGTGGTGACCAAGGAACAGGAACTCGCGCATACGCTGGCGGCACTGGGGCGCAAGCCGAAAGTGGTGATTACAGATTCACAGGCGTTTCTAAAAGCCCAGGCCGACACCCCCAAGGATGTGCCATTAACTTCCTTCTCCATACTGTTCGCCCGCTATAAAGGCGATCTTCCCCGGCTTGTTCGTGGGGTGCGGGCGATCAGCCGCCTGCGTGACGGCGACCGTGTGCTGATTGCGGAAGCCTGCACGCATCATCGGCAGTCCGATGATATCGCCACCGTCAAGATTCCCCGCTGGCTGCGGGAAAAGACGGGTAGACAGCTTCAAATCGTGCATGCCGCAGGCAGCGAATTCCCGGAGGGATTGGAACAGTATTCCCTTATTATTCACTGCGGAGCGTGCGTCCTGAATCGCAAAGCGATGCTGCATCGATTGGAGGAAGCGGGGGCTGCGGGAGTGCCGATTGTCAATTATGGCGTGTTTATTGCCTATGTCCATGGCGTATTCCCGAGGGCGATTGAAATGTTTCCGTCCGCGATGCTGGCTTGGGCGGAGGAATGA